One Psychrobacillus glaciei genomic region harbors:
- a CDS encoding bifunctional diguanylate cyclase/phosphodiesterase gives MLTHPLQNNLIELQGEYSFLMVALSIMLAFIVTYTAFVMNNRVQNNSFYHRKFWFVLASIAMGFGIWTMHFVGMLAFSLPVGIYYDHLSTIISIVPAIAASFIAFYLANRQKKSIWTIFMFSLVIGIGISTCHYVSMLGMRTEAIHTYKRSIFVLSFVISVVIPFLASIVFLKLQRYVEIRTLRLYMALALGLAISGTYYTWMSSMSFYLPKHFSPHSRIIQMVDIDLLGVIVTIGVTLLLSFLLLSNLMDKYIENRASYYDPLTKLPNRRLFEQKIKTTEFPQSLAIWHLHGLEHVNREYDYQFGDKVIQQLSLEFRALVPSVMELYRIDGHRFAFLTHHIDGMDYLQKEMEEVAGYLRKPLIVEDYEVNISAVCAISRANNIEEMANIYTNAQAVLNYSSIEFNYEIIHYDSTIHTYAFGLEIVENIGRAMKQEEFFLVYQPKVNMVTNKVAGVETLLRWNHPTYGFLSPEVFIPILEENHRMVVVTDWIIEKVCRQIADWRNDGVFFQQVAINIPGQYVTSSRLLEVLKHKLNKYKLESSLLELEITETSFVKNIEEAIKAVNTFRQEGFSVALDDFGTGVSSLSYLKKMPISTLKIDKSFIDDVPHSGKDSSIIRAIIALGESLDLTIVFEGVETKEQVEFLATTCESPIIQGYYFAKPMKVDELVQWSQAFEQTFKIPIRT, from the coding sequence GTGCTTACTCATCCATTGCAGAATAATTTAATAGAATTACAGGGTGAATATTCTTTCCTGATGGTTGCCCTTTCGATTATGCTTGCGTTTATAGTTACTTACACCGCATTTGTAATGAATAATCGGGTTCAAAATAATAGTTTTTATCATCGCAAGTTTTGGTTTGTGCTTGCTTCTATTGCAATGGGATTTGGTATTTGGACAATGCATTTTGTTGGTATGTTAGCTTTTTCCTTACCTGTTGGCATTTATTACGATCATTTATCAACTATTATTTCCATTGTCCCAGCGATTGCAGCATCCTTTATTGCTTTTTATTTAGCAAATCGTCAAAAAAAGTCTATTTGGACTATTTTTATGTTTAGTTTGGTTATTGGTATAGGAATTTCAACGTGTCACTACGTTAGTATGTTAGGAATGAGAACGGAAGCAATTCATACGTATAAACGAAGCATTTTCGTCTTATCTTTCGTTATTTCTGTAGTAATTCCATTTTTGGCAAGTATTGTTTTTTTAAAATTACAGCGCTATGTGGAAATTCGCACTCTTCGTCTATACATGGCACTTGCATTAGGTTTGGCCATTTCTGGAACCTATTATACTTGGATGAGTTCGATGAGTTTCTATCTCCCTAAGCATTTTTCGCCACATTCGAGAATTATTCAAATGGTCGATATAGATTTGTTAGGTGTTATCGTGACTATTGGTGTGACATTACTCTTAAGTTTTCTTCTTTTATCGAATCTTATGGATAAGTACATAGAAAATCGTGCGAGTTATTATGATCCATTAACTAAATTGCCGAATCGTCGTTTGTTTGAGCAAAAAATAAAAACGACCGAGTTTCCTCAAAGTTTGGCTATTTGGCATTTACATGGGTTAGAACATGTAAATCGAGAGTATGATTACCAATTTGGTGACAAGGTAATTCAACAATTATCTTTAGAGTTTAGAGCATTAGTACCCTCCGTGATGGAGCTTTATCGAATTGATGGACATCGCTTTGCTTTTCTCACACATCATATAGATGGTATGGATTATTTACAAAAAGAGATGGAGGAAGTTGCAGGATACCTTCGTAAGCCACTTATAGTGGAGGATTATGAAGTTAATATCTCTGCTGTATGCGCCATATCAAGAGCAAATAATATAGAAGAAATGGCGAATATATATACGAATGCACAAGCAGTGTTAAACTATTCTTCCATCGAATTCAATTACGAAATCATTCACTATGATTCTACGATACATACATATGCATTTGGGCTGGAAATCGTAGAGAATATTGGGCGAGCAATGAAGCAAGAAGAGTTTTTTCTTGTTTATCAGCCAAAAGTAAACATGGTCACCAATAAAGTTGCAGGAGTTGAAACATTGCTTCGTTGGAATCATCCGACATATGGATTTCTTTCTCCAGAAGTGTTTATCCCAATTTTAGAAGAGAATCATCGAATGGTTGTTGTGACGGATTGGATTATTGAAAAAGTTTGCAGACAAATAGCGGATTGGCGAAATGACGGAGTATTTTTTCAGCAAGTGGCCATCAATATTCCTGGACAATATGTTACGTCGAGCCGTCTATTAGAAGTATTAAAACATAAATTAAACAAATATAAATTAGAGTCCAGTCTATTGGAACTTGAAATTACAGAAACTAGCTTTGTGAAAAATATTGAAGAGGCAATAAAAGCGGTCAATACCTTCCGTCAAGAAGGTTTTTCAGTAGCGCTAGATGACTTTGGAACAGGAGTTTCTTCCCTATCGTATTTAAAAAAGATGCCTATTTCTACGTTGAAAATTGATAAATCTTTCATTGATGATGTTCCGCATTCTGGAAAAGATTCCTCCATAATCCGAGCTATTATTGCGTTAGGAGAATCCTTAGATTTAACGATTGTATTTGAAGGAGTCGAAACAAAGGAGCAAGTAGAGTTTTTGGCAACTACTTGTGAAAGTCCGATTATTCAAGGGTATTATTTTGCCAAACCAATGAAAGTGGATGAACTTGTTCAGTGGAGCCAAGCATTTGAACAAACATTCAAAATTCCGATCCGAACATAA